In a genomic window of Streptomyces sp. SJL17-4:
- a CDS encoding MFS transporter: MTDARLRRGRGSLAVSFFVQGVTFALLVTRIPAIQDRYGISDALLPAFLAAVPILAGVASVMTEKVVARVGPATVLRWSQPFVLLALLAVGVGDELWHAALALGLFGLAVGALDASMNMLGVSLQRAYERSIMLGFHASYSLGGIAGASLAWVGAHWHLSLLASYLPVVAVLLPLAFIGSRWYVTGGDGAGDVVAGAGAGTGDSKGSGVAFKLLLPLCLVMTFAYIGDSTVSNWSAKYLQDVLGSSEELATVPYNAYMVTTLLGRAVGDFGVRRFGAATVVRAGAVLAALGFAVVAASPGAWVGIAGFTVLGLGLSVIVPQTFAAAGRLFPGQSDAAVARLNVFNYVGFLIGSPLVGALGDAWSYRGAMLVPMVLVLVTVVYATSFGPRAARYGGGHERPRTVDVG, encoded by the coding sequence ATGACGGATGCGCGGTTGCGGCGTGGGCGGGGATCCCTGGCGGTCAGTTTCTTTGTGCAAGGGGTGACCTTCGCCCTGCTCGTGACCCGAATACCGGCGATCCAGGACCGGTACGGGATCTCGGACGCGCTGCTGCCGGCCTTTCTCGCCGCCGTGCCGATCCTGGCCGGTGTGGCCAGTGTGATGACCGAGAAGGTCGTCGCCCGCGTGGGGCCCGCGACGGTGTTGCGATGGTCCCAGCCGTTCGTGCTCCTCGCGCTGCTTGCCGTGGGAGTGGGGGACGAGCTGTGGCACGCGGCCCTCGCCCTGGGGCTCTTCGGGCTCGCGGTCGGTGCGCTCGACGCCTCCATGAACATGCTGGGGGTCAGCCTCCAGCGGGCGTACGAGCGGAGCATCATGCTCGGCTTCCACGCCTCGTACAGCCTCGGAGGGATCGCGGGAGCCTCGCTGGCATGGGTGGGGGCGCACTGGCATCTGTCGCTCCTCGCGTCCTACCTGCCCGTGGTGGCGGTGCTGTTGCCCCTCGCGTTCATCGGGAGCCGGTGGTACGTGACCGGGGGCGACGGGGCCGGTGACGTTGTGGCGGGGGCCGGGGCCGGGACGGGGGACAGTAAGGGGAGTGGTGTTGCCTTCAAGCTGTTGCTGCCGCTCTGTCTGGTGATGACCTTCGCGTACATCGGGGATTCGACCGTCTCCAACTGGAGTGCCAAGTACCTCCAGGACGTGCTGGGCAGCTCGGAGGAGCTGGCGACCGTGCCGTACAACGCGTACATGGTGACGACGCTGCTCGGGCGGGCCGTGGGGGACTTCGGGGTGCGGCGGTTCGGGGCCGCGACGGTCGTGCGGGCCGGTGCCGTGCTGGCGGCGCTGGGGTTCGCGGTGGTGGCGGCCTCGCCGGGGGCCTGGGTGGGGATCGCGGGGTTCACTGTGCTGGGGCTCGGGCTGAGTGTGATCGTGCCGCAGACGTTCGCGGCGGCAGGGCGGTTGTTCCCGGGACAGAGTGACGCGGCGGTCGCGCGGCTCAACGTCTTCAACTACGTCGGGTTTCTCATCGGGTCCCCGCTCGTGGGGGCGCTGGGTGACGCGTGGAGCTATCGGGGCGCCATGCTGGTGCCGATGGTGCTCGTCCTCGTGACGGTGGTGTATGCCACGTCGTTCGGTCCGCGAGCTGCCCGATACGGTGGCGGGCATGAGCGGCCGCGCACTGTTGATGTGGGATGA
- a CDS encoding acetoin utilization protein AcuC: protein MSGRALLMWDEAVTQYDFGSEHPMDPVRLALTMSLVRAYGLDRAVDVVAAKPAGDSTLRLVHREDYVAAVRAASADPRHADQAYGLGTVDDPAFAGMHEASALIAGQSVGAAEAVWRGEAAHAVNFAGGLHHAMPGAASGFCIYNDASLAIARLLELGAERVAYVDVDVHHGDGVQAAFWEDPRVLTVSLHEHPRTLFPQTGWPEETGAAGPGEGGAVNVALPAGTGDAGWLRAFHAVVPELLAGFRPQVLVTQHGADTHFEDPLAHLAVSLDAQRAVQEACHGLAHEYAEGRWLALGGGGYAVVDVVPRSWTHLVGIAAHAPVDPESVIPSSWRDEVYARTRQLGPGRMTDGLWPVGFRDWSEGYDPADRLDQAVLATRKAVFPLRGMLA from the coding sequence ATGAGCGGCCGCGCACTGTTGATGTGGGATGAAGCTGTCACGCAGTACGACTTCGGGTCCGAGCATCCGATGGATCCGGTACGGCTCGCGCTGACGATGTCGTTGGTGCGGGCGTACGGGCTCGATCGGGCCGTGGACGTGGTCGCGGCGAAGCCGGCCGGGGACTCGACGCTGCGTCTCGTCCACCGTGAGGACTATGTGGCGGCGGTGCGGGCGGCGTCGGCCGATCCGCGGCACGCCGACCAGGCGTACGGGCTCGGTACGGTCGACGATCCGGCGTTCGCCGGGATGCACGAGGCGTCGGCGCTGATCGCCGGGCAGTCGGTGGGCGCGGCGGAGGCGGTGTGGCGCGGGGAGGCCGCGCACGCGGTGAACTTCGCGGGCGGTCTGCACCACGCGATGCCGGGGGCCGCGTCGGGGTTCTGTATCTACAACGACGCCTCGCTGGCGATCGCGCGGCTGTTGGAGCTGGGTGCGGAGCGGGTCGCGTACGTGGATGTGGACGTGCATCACGGGGACGGGGTGCAGGCGGCGTTCTGGGAGGACCCCAGGGTGCTGACCGTGTCGCTGCACGAGCATCCGCGGACGCTGTTCCCGCAGACGGGCTGGCCGGAGGAGACCGGGGCGGCCGGGCCCGGCGAGGGTGGGGCCGTGAACGTGGCGCTGCCGGCCGGGACGGGGGACGCGGGGTGGCTGCGGGCGTTCCACGCGGTCGTACCGGAGCTGCTCGCGGGCTTCCGGCCGCAGGTCCTCGTCACCCAGCACGGGGCGGACACGCACTTCGAGGATCCGCTGGCCCATCTGGCGGTGTCGCTGGACGCGCAGCGGGCGGTGCAGGAGGCCTGTCACGGGCTGGCGCACGAGTACGCGGAGGGGCGCTGGCTCGCCCTGGGCGGTGGCGGATACGCGGTGGTCGACGTCGTACCGCGGTCGTGGACGCATCTGGTGGGGATCGCCGCGCATGCCCCGGTGGATCCGGAGTCGGTGATCCCGTCGTCCTGGCGGGACGAGGTGTATGCGCGGACCCGGCAGCTGGGGCCCGGGCGGATGACGGACGGGCTGTGGCCGGTGGGCTTCCGGGACTGGTCCGAGGGGTACGACCCGGCGGACCGGCTGGACCAGGCGGTGCTCGCGACCCGGAAGGCGGTTTTTCCGCTGC